From a region of the Poecile atricapillus isolate bPoeAtr1 chromosome 4, bPoeAtr1.hap1, whole genome shotgun sequence genome:
- the FBXL5 gene encoding F-box/LRR-repeat protein 5 isoform X1 codes for MLAPPFAPPGAARLHGENMAPFPEEVDVFSAPHWRMKQLVGLYCDKLSKTNFSNNNDFRALLQSLYATFKEFKMHEQIENECIIGLLQQRSRTVYNVHSDNKLSEMLSLFEKGLKNVKNEYEQLNYAKQLKERLEAFTRDFLPHMKEEEEVFQPMLMEYFTYEELKDIKKKVIAQHCSQKEAAEFRGLSKWNQAEELQKVFKYSVDEKADQETEVTGHTTNITNLPPEVMVTIFSYLNPQELCQCSQVSTEWSQLAKTGSLWKHLYPVRWARGDWYSGPAADTETEPDEEWVKNRKDESRAFQEWDEDADIDESEEAAEDSLAINIAQMEKRLLHGLIHHVLPLVGSSVKTLVLAYSSAVSSKMVRQILELCPNLEYLDLTQTDISDSVFESWCSVGYCQNLRHLDLSGCEKITDVAIERISRALGIISTHHTRGILKSCRNRNPKTLWKNREITLQSNQKYNGLHEISNENLIQGGNGEQHWTKPDGSENFNSAYVWMLDADDLADIEDAAEWRHRNVEGFCLMEPTSHINCSALCYGRDIYGLRTRGWQQHCASTDLIYCGHSFCCAGTALRTIQALPESSALCKKPIRTKQSEKKDSAYSGSEKTDEETARVLQFLSLSGCYQITDRALRALTLGGGLPHLEHLNLSGCLTVTGAGLQELVSACPSLKDEHFYYCDNINGPHAETASGCQNLQCGFRACCRSGE; via the exons ATGCTCGCGCCGCCGTTCGCGCCGCCGGGAGCGGCGCGGCTCCATGGGGAGAACATGGCTCCCTTCCCCGAGGAGGTGGACGTGTTCTCCGCCCCGCACTGGCGAATGAAGCAGCTCGTGGGGCTCTACTGCGACAAG CTTTCCAAGACCAACTTCTCCAACAACAATGATTTTCGGGCACTGCTGCAATCTCTTTATGCCACGTTCAAGGAATTTAAAATGCACGAGCAGATTGAAAATGAGTGCATCATTGGTTTGCTTCAGCAGCGTAGCCGGACAGTGTACAATGTGCACTCGGACAACAAGCTCTCAGAGATGCTTAGCCTTTTTGAGAAAGGGCTAAAGAATGTAAAG AATGAATATGAACAGCTAAACTATGCGAAACAGCTGAAGGAGAGATTGGAAGCCTTTACCAGGGATTTCCTTCCTCAtatgaaggaggaggaggag GTTTTTCAGCCAATGTTGATGGAATACTTTACTTATGAAGAGCTGAAagatattaagaagaaagtAATTGCACAGCACTGCTCACAGAAAGAGGCTGCAGAATTCAGAGGTCTCAGTAAGTGGAATCAGGCAGAAGAGCTTCAGAAGGTCTTTAAGTACTCTGTGGATGAGAAGGCAGATCAAG aaacCGAAGTAACAGGGCACACCACAAATATTACTAATCTCCCTCCTGAAGTAATGGTGACCATTTTCAGTTACCTTAACCCCCAAGAGTTATGTCAGTGTAGTCAAGTAAGCACTGAATGGTCACAATTGGCTAAAACTGGATCTCTGTGGAAACATCTTTACCCTGTTCGCTGGGCAAGAG GTGATTGGTATAGTGGTCCTGCGGCAGATACTGAGACCGAACCTGATGAGGAATGggtgaaaaacagaaaagatgaaagtCGTGCTTTCCAGGAATGGGATGAAGATGCTGACATAGATGAATCTG AAGAAGCAGCTGAAGATTCACTTGCCATTAATATAGCACAAATGGAAAAACGTTTACTTCATGGCCTAATTCATCATGTCCTCCCACTTGTAGGCTCCTCAGTGAAGACACTGGTATTGGCCTACAGTTCTGCAGTGTCCAGCAAAATG gttagGCAGATCTTAGAGCTTTGCCCCAACTTGGAATATTTGGATCTCACTCAAACTGATATTTCAGACTCTGTATTTGAAAG TTGGTGTTCAGTTGGGTATTGTCAAAATCTACGCCACCTTGATCTGTCTGGATGTGAAAAAATTACAGATGTGGCTATAGAGAGGATTTCCAGAGCACTGGGTATCATATCAACTCACCACACCAGAGGTATTCTGAAAagctgcaggaacaggaacCCTAAGACTTTGTGGAAAAACAGAGAGATTACTCTGCAGTCCAACCAGAAATATAATGGTTTGCATGAAATCAGCAATGAAAATCTCATTCAGGGAGGAAATGGTGAGCAGCACTGGACTAAACCTGACGGCTCAGAAAACTTCAATTCTGCTTATGTGTGGATGCTAGATGCAGATGATTTAGCTGACATTGAAGATGCTGCAGAGTGGAGACACAGAAATGTTGAAGGATTTTGTCTTATGGAACCAACATCCCATATTAATTGTTCTGCATTGTGCTACGGTAGAGACATTTATGGGTTAAGGACTAGagggtggcagcagcactgtgctTCTACTGACTTGATTTACTGCGGTCACTCATTTTGTTGTGCTGGGACAGCACTAAGAACTATTCAAGCACTTCCAGAGTCCTCTGCACTGTGTAAGAAACCAATAAGGACTAAGCAGTCAGAGAAAAAAGACTCTGCATACTCTGGGAGTGAAAAAACAGACGAAGAGACGGCACGAGTTCTTCAGTTTCTCAGTCTGTCAGGCTGTTACCAGATAACAGACCGTGCTCTCAG GGCGTTGACTCTGGGAGGAGGACTGCCGCATTTGGAACACCTGAACCTCTCGGGGTGTCTCACTGTAACTGGTGCAGGCCTGCAGGAGTTGGTTTCTGCATGCCCCTCTCTAAAAGATGAACACTTTTACTACTGTGACAACATTAACG GTCCTCATGCTGAAACCGCCAGTGGATGCCAGAATTTGCAGTGTGGTTTTCGGGCCTGCTGCCGCTCTGGCGAATGA
- the FBXL5 gene encoding F-box/LRR-repeat protein 5 isoform X2, whose translation MHEQIENECIIGLLQQRSRTVYNVHSDNKLSEMLSLFEKGLKNVKNEYEQLNYAKQLKERLEAFTRDFLPHMKEEEEVFQPMLMEYFTYEELKDIKKKVIAQHCSQKEAAEFRGLSKWNQAEELQKVFKYSVDEKADQETEVTGHTTNITNLPPEVMVTIFSYLNPQELCQCSQVSTEWSQLAKTGSLWKHLYPVRWARGDWYSGPAADTETEPDEEWVKNRKDESRAFQEWDEDADIDESEEAAEDSLAINIAQMEKRLLHGLIHHVLPLVGSSVKTLVLAYSSAVSSKMVRQILELCPNLEYLDLTQTDISDSVFESWCSVGYCQNLRHLDLSGCEKITDVAIERISRALGIISTHHTRGILKSCRNRNPKTLWKNREITLQSNQKYNGLHEISNENLIQGGNGEQHWTKPDGSENFNSAYVWMLDADDLADIEDAAEWRHRNVEGFCLMEPTSHINCSALCYGRDIYGLRTRGWQQHCASTDLIYCGHSFCCAGTALRTIQALPESSALCKKPIRTKQSEKKDSAYSGSEKTDEETARVLQFLSLSGCYQITDRALRALTLGGGLPHLEHLNLSGCLTVTGAGLQELVSACPSLKDEHFYYCDNINGPHAETASGCQNLQCGFRACCRSGE comes from the exons ATGCACGAGCAGATTGAAAATGAGTGCATCATTGGTTTGCTTCAGCAGCGTAGCCGGACAGTGTACAATGTGCACTCGGACAACAAGCTCTCAGAGATGCTTAGCCTTTTTGAGAAAGGGCTAAAGAATGTAAAG AATGAATATGAACAGCTAAACTATGCGAAACAGCTGAAGGAGAGATTGGAAGCCTTTACCAGGGATTTCCTTCCTCAtatgaaggaggaggaggag GTTTTTCAGCCAATGTTGATGGAATACTTTACTTATGAAGAGCTGAAagatattaagaagaaagtAATTGCACAGCACTGCTCACAGAAAGAGGCTGCAGAATTCAGAGGTCTCAGTAAGTGGAATCAGGCAGAAGAGCTTCAGAAGGTCTTTAAGTACTCTGTGGATGAGAAGGCAGATCAAG aaacCGAAGTAACAGGGCACACCACAAATATTACTAATCTCCCTCCTGAAGTAATGGTGACCATTTTCAGTTACCTTAACCCCCAAGAGTTATGTCAGTGTAGTCAAGTAAGCACTGAATGGTCACAATTGGCTAAAACTGGATCTCTGTGGAAACATCTTTACCCTGTTCGCTGGGCAAGAG GTGATTGGTATAGTGGTCCTGCGGCAGATACTGAGACCGAACCTGATGAGGAATGggtgaaaaacagaaaagatgaaagtCGTGCTTTCCAGGAATGGGATGAAGATGCTGACATAGATGAATCTG AAGAAGCAGCTGAAGATTCACTTGCCATTAATATAGCACAAATGGAAAAACGTTTACTTCATGGCCTAATTCATCATGTCCTCCCACTTGTAGGCTCCTCAGTGAAGACACTGGTATTGGCCTACAGTTCTGCAGTGTCCAGCAAAATG gttagGCAGATCTTAGAGCTTTGCCCCAACTTGGAATATTTGGATCTCACTCAAACTGATATTTCAGACTCTGTATTTGAAAG TTGGTGTTCAGTTGGGTATTGTCAAAATCTACGCCACCTTGATCTGTCTGGATGTGAAAAAATTACAGATGTGGCTATAGAGAGGATTTCCAGAGCACTGGGTATCATATCAACTCACCACACCAGAGGTATTCTGAAAagctgcaggaacaggaacCCTAAGACTTTGTGGAAAAACAGAGAGATTACTCTGCAGTCCAACCAGAAATATAATGGTTTGCATGAAATCAGCAATGAAAATCTCATTCAGGGAGGAAATGGTGAGCAGCACTGGACTAAACCTGACGGCTCAGAAAACTTCAATTCTGCTTATGTGTGGATGCTAGATGCAGATGATTTAGCTGACATTGAAGATGCTGCAGAGTGGAGACACAGAAATGTTGAAGGATTTTGTCTTATGGAACCAACATCCCATATTAATTGTTCTGCATTGTGCTACGGTAGAGACATTTATGGGTTAAGGACTAGagggtggcagcagcactgtgctTCTACTGACTTGATTTACTGCGGTCACTCATTTTGTTGTGCTGGGACAGCACTAAGAACTATTCAAGCACTTCCAGAGTCCTCTGCACTGTGTAAGAAACCAATAAGGACTAAGCAGTCAGAGAAAAAAGACTCTGCATACTCTGGGAGTGAAAAAACAGACGAAGAGACGGCACGAGTTCTTCAGTTTCTCAGTCTGTCAGGCTGTTACCAGATAACAGACCGTGCTCTCAG GGCGTTGACTCTGGGAGGAGGACTGCCGCATTTGGAACACCTGAACCTCTCGGGGTGTCTCACTGTAACTGGTGCAGGCCTGCAGGAGTTGGTTTCTGCATGCCCCTCTCTAAAAGATGAACACTTTTACTACTGTGACAACATTAACG GTCCTCATGCTGAAACCGCCAGTGGATGCCAGAATTTGCAGTGTGGTTTTCGGGCCTGCTGCCGCTCTGGCGAATGA